Proteins from a genomic interval of Pectinophora gossypiella chromosome 28, ilPecGoss1.1, whole genome shotgun sequence:
- the LOC126379160 gene encoding uncharacterized protein LOC126379160, whose product MTTENMKGGRRGQPDPESVPVVPNYSMMYDGIIPKFSGNDKMYTVSRWVEEIEDNGEIFNWTPIQKLIIARRSLCSTAELWLKSERVFKTFEDLKTAIMKEFSDTINQKELHEILSTKKKTNNETCYEYMLAMKELGRRGKLPDYITIQYIVDGIQDYENNKIMLYGVSTFGDLKEKLKIYEHVCKSVKQRHNATREQDNNTARRRQEDRRVKCYNCGEENHVSSQCPHRGKGLRCFQCGLFGHIALHCPKNPMVIAATATSGGSAKPLSQCDMSAKQVSERRPVQSAKQWCIKVSENGRNLDTNTGNTEMNENDVKNGVEFDRSHTGAYSQVMMINEEVNGRNRPLKSVQVNGKTVCALIDTGSEANLMSATCYEKLNIDKPEKCDVILSGFGASDVRSCDCFVTVVTIDGKYFTDVKFNIVPIHVMPYDMIIGQQLLQKTVMLLDHNKVTFLPSFDDSWSTKIKHFPAEVDFLGCEVKSNSIQYKVESLDTSYTPTKTRVSPTEMPVPRRLRRLTVMEQEEVELERLEWLGEEGVKVSTSNDANPLVLLRRKSSTNLWLLREENQNYMYNREKLKRKVKKLKRKEENKKNYDRIRKESTQERERAAKRTQFRSSMKLMPKLLEPCKSIKVRWRDCCDVEKMKKSDASADFMQVYPYGIG is encoded by the coding sequence ATGACGACGGAAAATATGAAGGGCGGAAGACGTGGACAACCAGATCCAGAATCGGTACCGGTTGTACCAAATTACTCGATGATGTACGACGGCATCATACCTAAATTCTCGGGAAATGACAAGATGTATACTGTGTCACGATGGGTGGAAGAAATTGAAGATAATGGCGAGATCTTCAACTGGACGCCTATACAAAAGCTTATTATAGCGAGGCGATCATTGTGTTCGACGGCGGAGCTATGGCTGAAGTCGGAGCGTGTTTTCAAGACGTTTGAGGATTTGAAAACCGCGATTATGAAGGAATTTTCTGATACAATTAACCAAAAAGAATTACACGAAATCCTAAGTACGAAGAAGAAGACGAATAACGAAACATGCTACGAGTATATGTTAGCTATGAAGGAGCTCGGCAGAAGAGGAAAATTACCCGATTACATTACTATACAGTATATTGTAGACGGTATACAAGACTATGAAAACAATAAGATTATGTTGTATGGCGTATCGACGTTTGGAGACCTGAAAGAGAAGCTTAAAATCTATGAACATGTGTGTAAAAGTGTGAAGCAACGACATAATGCGACGAGAGAACAGGATAATAATACAGCAAGACGAAGACAGGAAGATAGACGTGTGAAGTGTTATAATTGCGGCGAAGAAAATCACGTTTCATCACAGTGCCCACATCGTGGAAAAGGATTAAGATGTTTCCAGTGCGGATTGTTCGGCcatattgcattgcattgcccGAAAAATCCAATGGTGATAGCAGCGACAGCGACATCTGGCGGTTCGGCGAAACCCCTGTCGCAATGCGACATGTCGGCAAAGCAAGTGAGTGAACGAAGACCGGTCCAGTCGGCGAAACAATGGTGCATTAAAGTGTCAGAAAATGGTAGGAATTTAGATACGAATACTGGCAACACTGAGATGAACGAGAATGACGTGAAGAATGGAGTTGAGTTTGACAGATCACATACCGGTGCATATTCGCAAGTTATGATGATAAACGAAGAAGTTAATGGAAGAAATCGGCCGTTAAAATCTGTACAGGTTAATGGAAAAACGGTCTGCGCGCTTATTGATACGGGAAGTGAAGCGAACTTAATGTCTGCGACGTGTTATGAGAAGTTAAACATCGATAAACCAGAGAAGTGTGACGTGATATTATCGGGATTCGGCGCAAGCGACGTGCGATCGTGTGATTGTTTTGTTACTGTTGTGACAATAGACGGTAAATATTTTACGGACGTAAAGTTTAATATTGTGCCAATTCATGTAATGCCGTACGATATGATTATTGGTCAACAATTACTGCAGAAAACTGTCATGTTACTGGATCACAACAAAGTCACCTTTTTGCCTTCTTTTGACGATTCGTGgtcaacaaaaatcaaacattttCCTGCTGAGGTTGACTTTTTAGGTTGTGAAGTGAAGAGCAATTCCATACAATACAAAGTTGAGTCCTTGGACACTTCCTATACCCCGACGAAGACGAGAGTATCTCCTACAGAAATGCCTGTTCCCCGGCGACTTAGACGTTTGACAGTCATGGAGCAAGAAGAGGTTGAGTTAGAAAGACTGGAGTGGCTTGGAGAAGAAGGTGTTAAAGTCAGTACCTCCAATGATGCTAACCCGTTAGTGCTACTCAGGAGGAAAAGCAGCACCAATTTATGGTTATTAAGAGAAGAAAACCAAAATTACATGTACAATAGAGAAAAATTGAAACGAAAAGTCAAGAAgttgaaaagaaaagaagaaaataagaagAATTATGATAGGATTAGAAAGGAAAGTACACAGGAAAGAGAGAGAGCAGCTAAAAGGACTCAGTTTAGGAGCAGTATGAAATTAATGCCAAAATTATTAGAACCCTGTAAGTCTATTAAAGTCAGATGGAGAGATTGTTGTGACGTTGAGAAGATGAAGAAGTCCGATGCTAGTGCAGACTTCATGCAGGTGTACCCTTATGGCATTGGCTAG